In the Dyella humicola genome, GGCGGGACGCCGACTTCCTGATGGAACACGCGCGCAAAATGGCGCGGACTCAAGCCCGCGCGGCGGGCGAGCGAAGCCACCGAGTGGTTCTCCGCGGGGTTGGCGCCGATCCAGCGTTGCAAAGCCTGTATGGCCGCGTGGCCTGCCAGCTCAACCTCGCCATGTCGACTGAATTGCAGCTGCCCGCCCGGTCGCTTGAAAAACATCACCAGCTGGCCAGCGACCCGCATGGCCAGGTCGCGGCCGAGATCCTCCTCGACCAACGCCAGGGCCAGATCCATTCCCGCGGTGACTCCGGCGGCCGTGCACACGCGTCCATCTCGCACGTACAGTGCGTCAGGTTCGACGATCACGTCCGGGTGTCGCTGGCGCAAAGTCTCGACCACACCCCAGTGCGTCGTGATCCGGCGCCCCTCGATGAGGCCACTGGCAGCCAGGACGAGCGCGCCATTGCAAATGGAACCGAAGCGCCGGCTCTTGCGGGCAACGCCACGGAGCCACTCGAGCACGGTCAGGTTGACCGATGCCTCGGGCAGGCTGGGCGCGCCGGCCACCAGCACGGTATCAAGCCGGCCCAGCGCATCGCGCAGGGTCGCATCGGGCATCAAGCGAACGCCCGAGGAACTTTCGATGGCGCGCCCGGAAATTCCGACCACCAACAGCTCGTAGACCTTCTGGCCGGCCTGCCGATTCGCCTCGGCGAACACGTCCAGGGGGCCCGAGACATCCAGAAGCTGGACGCCTGGACAGGCGAGGATGGCGATGGTCTTGGGCATGTCGGTTGGCGCAGATGCACGCGCATGTCTTGATGAGCTACACAATGGCACGATTTGATATATCACTTCAATACATGCCATGTGAATTTGAGGTTTCAATGGTGGCTACAACGCGGACACGCGTTCGCATCCACCAATCTCACGCCTGGAGTACACACATGACCACCATTGCAGGAATCCAGATTCCGGACAGCCAGCTGGCCCGTGAAGTCACTGATCTCGTCAGGGACACCGAAACTGATCTCCTTTTCCACCATTCGCGCCGGGTCTTTTTGTTTGGCGCCCTGACTGGCAAGAAGCAGCAGCGAGAGTTTGATCCGGAGCTTCTCTATTTGGCCGCCATGTTTCATGACATGGGGCTCATGCCTGCGCATAGCAGCCCCGACAAGCGTTTCGAGGTGGATGGCGCCAACACGGCAGCGGATTTCCTGCGTCGTCACGGCATTGCCGAAAACACCGTCGACCTCGTCTGGACAAGCATCGCGCTACATACGACACCGGGCATTCCTGAGTTCATGAAGCCCGAAGTGGCGCTGCTCACGGCGGGCGTCGAAATGGACGTGATGGGCCTGGGCTTCCCCAATGTCGATGACGGCGATCGTGCGTCGATCGTCGAAGCGCATCCGCGCGGGACGCAGTTCAAGC is a window encoding:
- a CDS encoding HD domain-containing protein is translated as MARFDISLQYMPCEFEVSMVATTRTRVRIHQSHAWSTHMTTIAGIQIPDSQLAREVTDLVRDTETDLLFHHSRRVFLFGALTGKKQQREFDPELLYLAAMFHDMGLMPAHSSPDKRFEVDGANTAADFLRRHGIAENTVDLVWTSIALHTTPGIPEFMKPEVALLTAGVEMDVMGLGFPNVDDGDRASIVEAHPRGTQFKQDIIEAFYQGIRHKPDTTFGNVKADVMAFKDPHFHRGNFCSIILGSAWPN
- a CDS encoding GlxA family transcriptional regulator; translation: MPKTIAILACPGVQLLDVSGPLDVFAEANRQAGQKVYELLVVGISGRAIESSSGVRLMPDATLRDALGRLDTVLVAGAPSLPEASVNLTVLEWLRGVARKSRRFGSICNGALVLAASGLIEGRRITTHWGVVETLRQRHPDVIVEPDALYVRDGRVCTAAGVTAGMDLALALVEEDLGRDLAMRVAGQLVMFFKRPGGQLQFSRHGEVELAGHAAIQALQRWIGANPAENHSVASLARRAGLSPRHFARVFHQEVGVPPAEYVESVRVEAARRLLEIGNDAPKRVAGLCGYADVNGLRRAFVRRLGVTPADYRRQHHSADMS